A window of Cryptomeria japonica chromosome 3, Sugi_1.0, whole genome shotgun sequence contains these coding sequences:
- the LOC131027905 gene encoding uncharacterized protein LOC131027905: MACTELLESPRISFSRDFSDLDLVVERRKKVDNKESMADEDFEFCMGLSEGSKPTMLPAEVLFSEGKILPFQFSQSGNGKAMLPTGVTGIYITNEKANKLENSCEGSSIKSNGIACEHSPKAPKCSWKEILGLKKLQTQKSVPPKTTPKTPKKPNFTYRIRCINSGVTTEASSVSQPLLLQPRDSDADSASARFSVSSNQSDLEELPRYSVDSIKEDAVLHKPLRAVNVIRPAEKKGSKCNSPRTRGASSGKVVFKGLERSCSSPSSFRKRESQYRIERSYSANVRVTPVLNVNVPSCIRNGKGASKGGGGGGGGMFGLTNLFSSPQKKDSNKHIKNPSQSHLASTKIKPTEV; the protein is encoded by the coding sequence ATGGCATGCACAGAATTGCTAGAGAGCCCCAGGATTTCATTCTCCAGGGATTTCTCAGACCTGGATTTGGTGGTGGAGAGGAGGAAGAAGGTTGATAACAAAGAGTCAATGGCTGATGAGGATTTTGAGTTCTGTATGGGTTTGTCTGAGGGTAGTAAGCCTACAATGCTGCCTGCAGAGGTGCTCTTTTCTGAAGGCAAGATTCTTCCTTTTCAGTTTTCTCAATCTGGAAATGGAAAAGCTATGTTACCCACAGGTGTTACTGGAATCTATATTACTAATGAAAAAGCTAACAAGTTAGAGAATTCCTGTGAGGGAAGTTCGATCAAATCGAATGGTATTGCCTGTGAGCATTCCCCCAAGGCGCCCAAATGTTCATGGAAGGAGATTCTGGGCCTTAAGAAGCTCCAAACCCAGAAAAGTGTCCCTCCGAAGACAACACCCAAAACACCCAAGAAGCCGAATTTTACTTATAGGATCCGGTGCATTAATTCTGGTGTGACTACAGAGGCTTCCTCTGTCTCTCAACCCCTGCTGCTGCAACCTCGTGACTCTGATGCAGATTCTGCATCAGCTCGGTTTTCTGTTTCTTCAAATCAGTCTGATCTGGAGGAATTGCCAAGGTATTCTGTAGATTCCATCAAAGAAGATGCTGTTTTGCACAAGCCCTTGAGGGCTGTTAATGTCATTAGGCCTGCAGAGAAGAAGGGCTCAAAGTGCAACAGCCCCAGAACAAGAGGGGCCTCCTCTGGTAAGGTTGTGTTCAAGGGTCTTGAGAGAAGCTGTAGCAGTCCCAGTAGCTTTAGGAAGAGGGAATCTCAGTACAGAATAGAAAGGTCTTATTCTGCAAATGTCAGAGTAACCCCTGTTTTGAATGTGAATGTGCCTTCTTGCATTAGAAATGGGAAGGGAGCATccaaaggaggaggaggaggaggaggaggaatgtttggtttgaCCAACCTGTTTTCTTCTCCTCAGAAAAAGGATTCCAATAAGCATATCAAGAATCCTTCTCAGTCTCATTTGGCATCCACCAAAATAAAACCCACTGAAGTGTGA